A section of the Gaiellales bacterium genome encodes:
- a CDS encoding M20/M25/M40 family metallo-hydrolase yields MPHLREERIDAAVERLSERAFAFLESLVRERSLPGDETGAECVLAAELERIGLAVERVPYPDGIERDPAAGTGPSVYTDRSIVAGRLGPGGPGTLLLNGHLDVVPAGDERLWSSPPFVPHVRDGWMTGRGAGDMKAGLAMATLALEALLSVDPDAGSTSIALVGAIEEERSGNGTLASIRAGIVGDAAVIVEPTDLCILTSGIGVLWCEVEVFAAAGHALAAGPSMGALSSAFAVIEELRALEDELNDPPGPVHHSLNIGTLAAGHWQSTIPDTARVGCRIGFPPSMPIADAMARVETAVGRAGARASAPRPPAVRWNGFRAEGYDLDAADPLVVALAAAHRSVHGEAPTVTGTAGTTDARFYRNQLGIPAVCYGPRVENMHAADERVELASIVAGARVLARFLDSWGART; encoded by the coding sequence ATGCCCCATTTACGGGAGGAGCGCATCGACGCGGCGGTCGAGCGTCTCAGCGAGCGGGCCTTCGCGTTCCTGGAATCCCTCGTGCGCGAGCGCAGCCTGCCCGGAGACGAGACGGGCGCCGAGTGCGTGCTTGCGGCCGAGCTCGAGCGGATCGGGCTCGCGGTCGAGCGGGTGCCGTACCCGGACGGGATCGAGCGCGATCCCGCCGCCGGGACGGGGCCATCGGTGTACACGGATCGCAGCATCGTCGCCGGCCGGCTCGGCCCCGGTGGCCCGGGCACCCTCCTCCTGAACGGCCACCTGGACGTCGTCCCGGCCGGCGACGAGCGGCTGTGGTCGTCCCCGCCGTTCGTCCCCCATGTGCGCGACGGCTGGATGACGGGGCGCGGTGCGGGCGACATGAAGGCCGGCCTGGCGATGGCCACGCTGGCCCTCGAGGCGCTCCTGTCGGTCGATCCCGACGCCGGGTCGACGTCGATCGCGCTCGTCGGCGCGATCGAGGAGGAGCGCAGCGGCAACGGCACCCTGGCGTCGATCCGCGCCGGCATCGTGGGAGATGCGGCCGTCATCGTCGAGCCCACCGACCTGTGCATCCTGACGAGCGGGATCGGCGTGCTCTGGTGCGAGGTCGAGGTGTTCGCGGCGGCCGGCCACGCGCTCGCGGCCGGGCCGTCGATGGGAGCGCTGTCCTCCGCGTTCGCCGTCATCGAGGAGCTGCGCGCCCTCGAGGACGAGCTGAACGACCCGCCCGGCCCGGTGCACCACAGCCTGAACATCGGCACGCTCGCGGCCGGGCACTGGCAGTCGACCATCCCGGACACGGCCCGCGTCGGCTGCCGCATCGGATTCCCGCCCTCGATGCCGATCGCCGATGCCATGGCGCGCGTCGAGACCGCCGTCGGGCGCGCCGGCGCGCGCGCATCGGCGCCGCGGCCTCCGGCGGTACGGTGGAACGGCTTCCGCGCCGAGGGCTACGACCTCGATGCCGCCGATCCACTCGTGGTCGCGCTGGCCGCCGCGCACCGGTCGGTGCACGGAGAAGCACCGACCGTGACCGGGACGGCCGGCACGACCGACGCGCGCTTCTACCGCAACCAGCTCGGCATCCCGGCGGTCTGCTACGGGCCGCGGGTGGAGAACATGCACGCGGCCGACGAGCGGGTCGAGCTTGCGAGCATCGTGGCCGGCGCCCGCGTCCTGGCGCGCTTCCTCGACTCGTGGGGAGCGCGGACATGA
- a CDS encoding MBL fold metallo-hydrolase, whose product MGTEIVDVAEGLWVWRVDHPAWNADAGWAPAVTSTWVESGGVVAVIDAMDPGEDGAEVWARLDARPPSVAAILKPDHVRDVDLFVRRYGVHPYGPSLFWPDDVPETAIEGIEPGSELPGGLVALYDGRGRNETPLWAPGARALLFADALTERDGELRVWGTPWHSERALPALRAMLELPFAHVIISHGEPVHDRAAFERALALPPYDG is encoded by the coding sequence ATGGGCACCGAGATCGTCGATGTGGCGGAGGGTCTGTGGGTGTGGCGGGTTGACCATCCCGCCTGGAATGCCGACGCCGGCTGGGCGCCCGCCGTCACGTCCACCTGGGTCGAGTCGGGCGGGGTCGTGGCGGTCATCGACGCCATGGATCCCGGCGAGGACGGCGCGGAGGTGTGGGCGCGGCTGGACGCGCGGCCGCCGAGCGTGGCCGCGATCCTGAAGCCTGACCACGTGCGCGACGTCGACCTCTTCGTGCGCCGCTACGGCGTGCACCCCTACGGGCCGTCTCTCTTCTGGCCGGACGACGTTCCCGAGACCGCGATCGAGGGGATCGAGCCCGGCAGCGAGCTGCCCGGCGGGCTGGTCGCGCTCTACGACGGCCGCGGGCGCAACGAGACGCCGCTCTGGGCTCCCGGCGCGAGGGCGCTGCTCTTCGCCGACGCGCTGACCGAGCGGGACGGCGAGCTGCGCGTCTGGGGCACGCCGTGGCACTCCGAGCGGGCGCTGCCGGCGCTGCGGGCGATGCTCGAGCTGCCGTTCGCGCACGTGATCATCTCGCACGGCGAGCCGGTGCACGACCGCGCCGCCTTCGAGCGCGCGCTCGCCCTGCCGCCGTACGACGGCTGA
- a CDS encoding dipeptide epimerase — MELQSRVFELEYHEPFVISRSSDTSSEVVQVAIRHGDLVGYGEGAPDNHYDESVESAMRFVGQVEPLLGDDPLAIEAILGRMAEIPGEMAAKCAVDGALHDLLGKVCGQPLWRILGLEPTPPPTSYTISIDSVEGTARRAAAASAYHALKIKVGGPADLERVRTVRAQAPDSLIRVDANEAWSVHSTIELVPELDSLGVELIEQPLPAKERSGYCRLHDSSLSIPIVLDESCHTLPDVARCGEIADGVNIKLTKSGGIREAVRMIHAARALGLKVMIGCMNESTLGIAQAAQISPLVDVVDLDGHLLNKNDSHTGLGLVDGRVVPGDGPGLGVTPVEPWP; from the coding sequence GTGGAGCTCCAAAGCCGCGTGTTCGAGCTCGAATACCACGAGCCGTTCGTCATCTCCCGCAGCTCGGATACGAGCTCCGAGGTCGTCCAGGTGGCCATCCGCCACGGCGATCTCGTCGGCTACGGGGAGGGCGCGCCGGACAACCACTACGACGAGTCGGTCGAGAGCGCGATGCGCTTCGTCGGCCAGGTCGAGCCGCTGCTCGGCGACGACCCGCTCGCGATCGAGGCGATCCTCGGCCGCATGGCCGAGATTCCCGGTGAGATGGCCGCGAAGTGCGCCGTCGACGGCGCGCTCCACGATCTGCTGGGGAAGGTGTGCGGGCAGCCGCTCTGGCGCATCCTCGGGCTCGAGCCGACGCCGCCGCCGACCAGCTACACGATCTCGATCGACTCGGTCGAGGGGACGGCCCGGCGGGCGGCCGCGGCCTCGGCGTACCACGCGCTCAAGATCAAGGTGGGCGGCCCGGCCGACCTCGAGCGCGTCCGCACCGTGCGCGCCCAGGCGCCGGACTCGCTGATCCGCGTCGACGCGAACGAGGCCTGGTCGGTGCACTCGACCATCGAGCTCGTCCCCGAGCTGGATTCCCTCGGTGTCGAGCTGATCGAACAGCCGCTGCCGGCGAAGGAGCGCTCCGGCTACTGCCGCCTGCACGACAGCTCGCTCTCGATCCCGATCGTGCTCGACGAGAGCTGTCACACGCTCCCCGACGTCGCGAGGTGCGGCGAGATCGCCGACGGCGTGAACATCAAGCTGACGAAGTCGGGCGGGATCCGCGAGGCGGTGCGGATGATCCACGCGGCCCGCGCCCTCGGCCTCAAGGTGATGATCGGCTGCATGAACGAGTCGACGCTCGGCATCGCCCAGGCCGCCCAGATCTCGCCCCTTGTCGACGTCGTCGACCTCGACGGCCACCTCCTGAACAAGAACGACAGCCACACCGGCCTCGGCCTCGTCGACGGCCGGGTCGTCCCCGGTGACGGGCCCGGCCTGGGCGTGACGCCGGTGGAGCCCTGGCCGTGA
- a CDS encoding DUF1611 domain-containing protein, whose translation MSEKRYAVLAEGCFDEDAKTATGVMRYAEAPTVAVVDSTKAGTSASEHVPGLESDVPVVADVDAAMPLGPTTLLVGVAPAGGHLPASFRRSILRSIELGLDVESGLHEFLSDDAEIAGAAAAKGVSVRDLRRVPDDLDVPTGANLDTKAHIVLTVGSDCALGKMTVCLELDRETRRRGHASVFVPTGQTGIAIAGWGIAVDQVVSDFVAGAAEQLVVDGHARGGDGAILWIEGQGSLNHPYYSGVTLGLLHGSAPHAMVFVHEPGRHLIEGDPRYPIRGLAELIDDQIRMARHVRPAPVVAVALKTNRMDEESARAAIAQTERDTGLVADDPVRFGAGRILEAVLSSR comes from the coding sequence GTGAGCGAGAAGCGTTACGCCGTCCTCGCCGAGGGATGCTTCGACGAGGACGCGAAGACCGCGACCGGCGTCATGCGCTACGCCGAGGCGCCCACCGTCGCCGTCGTCGACTCGACCAAGGCCGGCACGTCGGCGTCCGAGCACGTGCCGGGGCTCGAGTCCGATGTGCCGGTCGTCGCCGACGTCGACGCGGCAATGCCGCTCGGCCCGACGACGCTCCTGGTCGGCGTCGCGCCGGCGGGCGGGCACCTGCCGGCGTCGTTCCGGCGCAGCATCCTGCGCTCCATCGAGCTCGGCCTCGACGTCGAGAGCGGCCTGCACGAGTTCCTCTCCGACGACGCCGAGATCGCGGGCGCCGCGGCCGCGAAGGGCGTCTCCGTGCGCGACCTGCGCAGGGTGCCGGACGACCTCGACGTGCCCACCGGCGCGAACCTCGACACGAAGGCCCACATCGTGCTCACGGTCGGGTCGGACTGCGCGCTCGGCAAGATGACGGTCTGCCTCGAGCTCGACCGCGAGACGCGCCGGCGCGGCCACGCCTCGGTGTTCGTGCCCACCGGGCAGACCGGGATCGCCATCGCCGGGTGGGGGATCGCCGTCGACCAGGTCGTCTCCGACTTCGTCGCCGGCGCGGCCGAGCAGCTCGTGGTCGACGGCCACGCCCGCGGCGGCGACGGCGCCATCCTCTGGATCGAGGGCCAGGGCTCGCTCAACCACCCGTACTACTCCGGCGTCACGCTCGGCCTGCTGCACGGCTCGGCGCCGCACGCGATGGTGTTCGTGCACGAGCCCGGGCGCCACCTGATCGAGGGCGACCCGCGCTACCCGATCCGCGGACTGGCCGAGCTGATCGACGACCAGATCCGGATGGCCCGGCACGTGCGGCCCGCGCCCGTGGTCGCGGTGGCGCTGAAGACGAACAGGATGGACGAGGAGTCCGCCCGGGCCGCCATCGCCCAGACCGAGCGCGACACGGGGCTCGTCGCCGACGACCCGGTGCGGTTCGGCGCGGGGCGGATCCTCGAGGCCGTGCTCTCGTCCCGCTGA
- a CDS encoding aminopeptidase, whose protein sequence is MRDPRLTTLADLLCRYSLEVGEGDTVLIDGPALAQPLFVEVVRKVTELGGHPMVRPRLERAQAAFLADASDEQLRTVTKLDRIEVEAPTRALSVWGQRNNRFLSGIDPDRQAIRSAATRELFERFFEREAKGEVRWCGTAFPCDAAAQEAGMSLTEWEDFVYSAGHLEDPDPIAFWRAQSERQERIAKRLEQVRRLRIVGEDTDLTIDVSDRRWMNADGHQNFPDGEVYTSPIEAATQGHIAFSLDAPYNGNDVAGVRLWFDQGKVVREEATKGRRFLSQMLDMDEGARYLGEVAFGMNEEIRTGTRDTLFDEKIGGTCHVALGMAFPEAGGSNRSGLHWDMVCDLRSGGEVHADGEVIYRDGQFL, encoded by the coding sequence GTGCGCGACCCCCGACTGACCACCCTGGCGGACCTGCTGTGCCGCTACTCGCTCGAGGTCGGCGAGGGCGACACCGTCCTGATCGACGGCCCGGCCCTGGCCCAGCCGCTGTTCGTCGAGGTCGTCCGCAAGGTCACCGAGCTCGGCGGCCACCCGATGGTGCGGCCGCGGCTCGAGCGCGCCCAGGCGGCGTTCCTGGCCGACGCGAGCGACGAGCAGCTGCGCACCGTCACGAAGCTCGACCGCATCGAGGTCGAGGCGCCGACCCGTGCGCTCAGCGTGTGGGGCCAGCGCAACAACCGGTTCCTGAGCGGCATCGATCCCGACCGCCAGGCGATCCGCTCGGCGGCCACCCGCGAGCTCTTCGAGCGCTTCTTCGAGCGCGAGGCCAAGGGCGAGGTGCGCTGGTGCGGCACCGCGTTCCCGTGCGACGCCGCCGCGCAGGAGGCGGGGATGTCGCTGACCGAGTGGGAGGACTTCGTCTACTCCGCCGGCCACCTCGAGGATCCCGACCCGATCGCCTTCTGGCGGGCCCAGTCGGAGCGCCAGGAGCGGATCGCGAAGCGGCTCGAGCAGGTGCGCCGGCTGCGCATCGTCGGCGAGGACACCGACCTCACCATCGACGTCTCCGACCGCAGGTGGATGAATGCCGACGGCCATCAGAACTTCCCCGACGGCGAGGTCTACACGAGCCCGATCGAGGCGGCCACGCAGGGCCACATCGCGTTCAGCCTGGACGCGCCCTACAACGGCAACGACGTCGCCGGCGTGCGGCTGTGGTTCGACCAGGGCAAGGTCGTCCGCGAGGAGGCGACGAAGGGCCGCCGCTTCCTCAGCCAGATGCTCGACATGGACGAGGGCGCCCGCTACCTGGGCGAGGTCGCCTTCGGCATGAACGAGGAGATCCGCACGGGCACGCGCGACACGCTCTTCGACGAGAAGATCGGCGGCACGTGCCACGTCGCCCTCGGCATGGCGTTCCCCGAGGCCGGCGGCAGCAACCGCTCCGGCCTCCACTGGGACATGGTCTGCGACCTGCGCTCGGGCGGCGAGGTGCACGCCGACGGCGAGGTCATCTACCGCGACGGGCAGTTCCTGTGA